The following is a genomic window from Amycolatopsis cihanbeyliensis.
ACCGGCCCGGCTAGGCTGGGCACGCGAGTGACGCATCGAACGGAGATGGATATGCCGGAGCCCGCCGCCCCGGGGTCGGAGGCCTCGGCGCCGGAGTGGCTCACCCAGAGCGTGGCGCCGAAGCTGCACCTCACGGCCAAGGCCAGCCGCCAGTTCTTCGAGCAGCTACTCGCCGAGCAGGGCGCCAGCTTCGCGATGTGGACCGTGCTGGCCACGCTCACCGTGAAAGGCCCGATGATCCAGCGGGAGCTCGCGGCGCGACTGTCGATCGAGGGGCCCACGCTGACCCGGCACCTGGAGAGCATGGTGGGCAGGGGGCTGGTCAGCAGGACCAGAACCGACACCGACCGCAGGAGCTCCCTGGTCGAGCTCACCGAGGACGGCAGGCGGATGTACGAGCGCCTCGCCTCGGTCGCCACGGGGGCCAACGAGGCCATGCTCAGCGGGGTGAGTCCGACCGACGTCCAGCGGTTCGGTCAGGTCCTCGACCGCATCCTCGCCAACGTGGCAAGGCGCTGACCGGAACCGGGGGCTCAGGTCAGCACGGCGGGACCGAGGCGGTGGCAGAGGTTCAGCGCCAGCTCGAGATCGAGACGTTGCTCGGCGACCGACCTGCCGAGCAGCTCCTCCACCTTACGCACCCGGTACTGCACGGAGTTCTTGTGCATGTTCAGCCGGCCGGCCGCGGTGGTGTAGCTGCCTCCGGTGGCCAGGAAGACGCGCACCGTGTCGCGCAGCCTGCGGTGCGGGGTGTCGTCCCTGGCCAGTGGGCCGAGCACGTCCCTGACCCAGGCGCCCGCCGCGGGCAGGTCCGCGGCCAGCAGGGTCATCGCGCCCACTTCCTCGTGCCCGAGGATCGGGTCGCAGTGCTCTCCCGCGGCCACGGCGAGCGCCTGCACCCGCAGCGCCTGCCGGTGGGTCCGCCGGAAACCCTCGACGTCCCGGCCCGGTTCGCCCAGCGCCATCCGGATGCCGCCGCCGCGCTCGGCCAGTGTCTCCTCCAGCTGCCGCCGCTTGGGCACCGCCGGATCGTCCAGCGGCAACCACACCCACGCGCCGGCGTCGTCATGCGGCACGAACAGCGGGCGCCGCGGACATCCGGTCCGCTGCTGCAGGCTCAGTGCCAGCGCCTCCAGCCGGTCGAGCCCACCGGCCGCGTGCTCCTCCCCGGACAGCCACACGACCATCCCGAGATGCAGCCCGCGCAGCCGGTAGCCGATCGCGGCCTCCACCGCGTCGATGTCCCCGGCCTCCCCCGCCAGCAGCGAGCGCACCCGCGCGGCGCGGACCGCGCTGTGGTTGAGCAACCACCGGTCCCGCTCGTCCTGGTACGCCGAGACGACCTGCTGGGTGACCCGGTCGATGAAGGCGAAGGTGACGGTCAAGGCCTTGCGGAACATGGCGTCCAGCAGTGCCGCGTCCTCGATCCCCCTGGCCGCCTGCGCGAGCGAGTGCTCGAGGATCGTGGTCTGTCCCAGGTAGTAGGCCCTGATCAGGTCGATCACCGGGGTGCCTCGCTGCGCCAGCCTGCGCGCGTACTCCACCGCCGCCGCGGGTGCGTCCACCCCCTCCGGGTCGATGGCATGCTGGAAGATGCGCATCGCGGTGTCGATGTTCTGGTGCACGCTGGCGGAAAGCAGGCTGACCATGCGCTCGTCGTCGTGCACCAGCTGGGGCAGCTCCCGGTCGTACACGCCCACCAGCTCCGTGGTCAGCTCGGCGGCCCGGTCACCGAGCTCGGCGGTGACCCGGGCGAGCTGCTCCGCGACCAGGGTTTCGTCCACCACCCGGCCGAGCCTACGACAGAGATCACCAACGCTGGGCAAGATGTCGGCATGAGTGGTGAAGGGAGCACGCCGCACCCGCCGAAGGTGGAGACCTTCGACGTGCCGGGTTCGGTCAATGTCGACCCCAAGGGAATCACCCGGACGGTGGACCGGTACCGGGTCGCGGAGTTCGGTCTCTACCTCGCGCGCCCGGCTCCCGGCCGTGCCCAGTTCCACTACCTGGAGTCCTGGCTGTTGCCCGCGCTGGGCCTGCGGGTGACCGACTTCTGGTTCAACCCCGGGCACGAGCGCGACCAGGACTTCTACCTGGACGTGGTGGACATCCAACGCGGCGGCGACCGCTGGCGGGCCACCGACCTGTACCTGGACATCGTGCTGCGGGACAAACGGGGACTGGAGGTGCTGGACACCGACGAGCTGCTCGCCGCGGCCACCGCGGGCCTGGTGCC
Proteins encoded in this region:
- a CDS encoding DUF402 domain-containing protein; this translates as MSGEGSTPHPPKVETFDVPGSVNVDPKGITRTVDRYRVAEFGLYLARPAPGRAQFHYLESWLLPALGLRVTDFWFNPGHERDQDFYLDVVDIQRGGDRWRATDLYLDIVLRDKRGLEVLDTDELLAAATAGLVPAAGARAALETAYAAVEGLARHGYDLVAWLSSVDIELDWLRR
- a CDS encoding PucR family transcriptional regulator, which translates into the protein MVDETLVAEQLARVTAELGDRAAELTTELVGVYDRELPQLVHDDERMVSLLSASVHQNIDTAMRIFQHAIDPEGVDAPAAAVEYARRLAQRGTPVIDLIRAYYLGQTTILEHSLAQAARGIEDAALLDAMFRKALTVTFAFIDRVTQQVVSAYQDERDRWLLNHSAVRAARVRSLLAGEAGDIDAVEAAIGYRLRGLHLGMVVWLSGEEHAAGGLDRLEALALSLQQRTGCPRRPLFVPHDDAGAWVWLPLDDPAVPKRRQLEETLAERGGGIRMALGEPGRDVEGFRRTHRQALRVQALAVAAGEHCDPILGHEEVGAMTLLAADLPAAGAWVRDVLGPLARDDTPHRRLRDTVRVFLATGGSYTTAAGRLNMHKNSVQYRVRKVEELLGRSVAEQRLDLELALNLCHRLGPAVLT
- a CDS encoding MarR family winged helix-turn-helix transcriptional regulator, with the translated sequence MPEPAAPGSEASAPEWLTQSVAPKLHLTAKASRQFFEQLLAEQGASFAMWTVLATLTVKGPMIQRELAARLSIEGPTLTRHLESMVGRGLVSRTRTDTDRRSSLVELTEDGRRMYERLASVATGANEAMLSGVSPTDVQRFGQVLDRILANVARR